One genomic window of Sphingopyxis sp. OPL5 includes the following:
- a CDS encoding tetratricopeptide repeat protein, which translates to MRMILTFAAPLLALATASSTLSAGGAMPDPTREYNQNVDCHNAYDRLVAEKKAGTSPSAAALVWAQSYEAGANAGTPCPAPLPEMTARGGNWYIRTTEGRDAALAYAQKQKDPAALSEIGHAWINSSVAGGTPQDGLALIEQAADLGDPVALYSVGTLYGAGIIGGKKDPAKAFELLSQSAAAGHIDAIYRTGLYYLEGIGTKKDPKKAFAAFKSAAERGHFYAVIMAFDMINSGTGTRKDFDLAYRLSRIVADQGEPYGAVMAASSLLQLKNPLPHEDEILYWMDEGIARGDDNIRGQLIPLRAQVVGAFTKSKAPPEYKPRVFKACPMKTVCLVNHYSGLQSCTTNKDYWSDCDG; encoded by the coding sequence ATGCGAATGATCTTGACCTTCGCCGCGCCGCTGCTCGCGCTGGCGACGGCCTCCTCGACGCTGAGCGCCGGCGGCGCGATGCCCGACCCCACCCGCGAATATAACCAGAATGTCGATTGCCATAACGCCTATGACCGGTTGGTGGCGGAGAAGAAGGCCGGGACCAGCCCGTCGGCAGCGGCGCTGGTGTGGGCGCAAAGCTATGAGGCGGGCGCCAATGCCGGCACCCCCTGCCCCGCGCCGCTGCCCGAAATGACCGCGCGCGGCGGCAACTGGTATATTCGCACGACCGAAGGCCGCGACGCCGCGCTCGCCTATGCGCAGAAACAGAAGGACCCCGCCGCGCTCAGCGAGATCGGCCACGCGTGGATCAACAGCAGCGTCGCCGGCGGCACCCCGCAGGACGGGCTGGCGCTGATCGAGCAGGCCGCCGACCTTGGCGACCCGGTCGCGCTCTATTCGGTCGGCACCCTCTATGGCGCCGGGATCATCGGCGGCAAGAAGGACCCGGCCAAGGCGTTTGAACTGCTCAGCCAGTCGGCGGCGGCGGGCCACATCGACGCCATCTATCGCACCGGGCTCTATTATCTGGAGGGCATCGGGACGAAAAAGGACCCGAAAAAGGCCTTCGCCGCCTTCAAGTCCGCCGCCGAGCGCGGGCATTTTTACGCCGTCATCATGGCGTTCGACATGATCAACAGCGGCACCGGCACCAGGAAGGATTTCGACCTCGCCTATCGTCTGTCGCGGATCGTCGCCGACCAGGGCGAACCCTATGGCGCCGTGATGGCGGCGTCGTCGTTGCTCCAGCTCAAGAACCCGCTGCCGCATGAAGACGAGATTCTCTATTGGATGGACGAGGGCATCGCGCGCGGCGACGACAACATCCGCGGCCAGCTGATCCCGCTCCGCGCTCAGGTCGTCGGCGCCTTCACCAAGTCCAAGGCGCCCCCCGAGTACAAGCCGCGCGTGTTCAAGGCGTGCCCGATGAAGACCGTGTGCCTGGTGAACCATTATTCGGGGCTGCAAAGCTGCACCACGAACAAGGATTATTGGAGCGACTGCGACGGGTGA
- a CDS encoding alpha/beta hydrolase family protein produces MKNIAFACAVAFAALSSPATAQPACAPGTYAAADADFVVLAPVPSVPAPGLRYLFRDGRRGATSEAAAPLACRDGMVEVQGARWNRIVFRETPARFDSVGTPLTGVLIEPPGADAKRPLVVMVHGSERTSPIGGVYGYAMAAQGISVFVYDKRGTGGSEGEYTQNFELLAADAAKALDTARGLAAGRYGRAGFFGGSQGGWVAPLAATRSKADFVAVGFGLVASPIEEDREQMVSEVRAAGLGKDAEALVTRLSQATATLLLSNFRDGYDALEAARREMAAQPWAAKIEGEYSGAMARMTNEELRRVGRARFDNLELIWDYDAVAALRTLDTPLLWVLAGEDREAPIETTRTALMGLKTAGKPVDVYLFPNTDHGMFEFTTGADGERSVTRITDGYLKLLGDWVKGYARGAYGRAERLTGG; encoded by the coding sequence ATGAAAAATATCGCCTTCGCATGCGCCGTCGCGTTCGCCGCCCTGTCCTCGCCCGCCACTGCGCAGCCCGCCTGCGCGCCGGGCACCTATGCCGCCGCCGACGCCGATTTCGTCGTGCTGGCGCCGGTGCCGAGCGTCCCCGCGCCGGGGCTGCGCTATCTGTTCCGCGACGGGCGCCGCGGCGCGACGAGCGAGGCGGCCGCGCCGCTGGCGTGCCGCGACGGCATGGTCGAAGTGCAGGGCGCGCGCTGGAACAGGATCGTCTTCCGCGAGACCCCGGCGCGCTTCGACAGCGTCGGCACCCCGCTGACCGGCGTGCTGATCGAACCGCCCGGCGCCGATGCCAAGCGGCCGCTGGTCGTGATGGTGCACGGCTCCGAACGCACGTCGCCGATCGGCGGCGTCTATGGCTATGCGATGGCGGCGCAGGGGATTTCGGTGTTCGTCTATGACAAGCGCGGGACCGGCGGGTCCGAGGGCGAATATACGCAGAATTTCGAATTGCTCGCCGCCGATGCGGCGAAGGCGCTCGACACCGCGCGCGGCCTCGCGGCGGGGCGGTACGGTCGTGCGGGCTTTTTCGGCGGCAGCCAGGGCGGCTGGGTCGCCCCGCTCGCGGCGACGCGCAGCAAGGCCGATTTCGTCGCGGTCGGTTTCGGGCTCGTCGCCTCGCCGATCGAGGAGGATCGCGAGCAGATGGTGTCAGAAGTCCGCGCTGCGGGACTCGGCAAGGATGCCGAGGCGCTGGTGACGCGGTTGTCGCAAGCGACCGCGACGCTGCTGCTGTCGAATTTCAGGGACGGTTATGACGCGCTCGAGGCGGCGCGGCGCGAGATGGCGGCGCAGCCATGGGCAGCGAAGATCGAGGGCGAATATAGCGGCGCGATGGCGCGGATGACGAACGAGGAACTACGCCGCGTCGGGCGCGCGCGCTTCGACAATCTCGAACTGATCTGGGATTATGACGCGGTCGCGGCGCTGCGGACACTCGACACGCCGCTGCTTTGGGTGCTCGCGGGTGAGGATCGCGAGGCGCCGATCGAAACCACCCGGACCGCGTTGATGGGCCTGAAGACGGCGGGCAAGCCGGTCGACGTCTATCTCTTCCCGAACACCGATCATGGCATGTTCGAGTTCACCACCGGGGCCGACGGCGAACGCAGCGTGACCCGGATCACCGACGGCTATCTGAAACTGCTCGGCGACTGGGTGAAGGGCTATGCGCGCGGCGCCTACGGCCGCGCAGAGCGCCTGACCGGCGGCTAG
- the murA gene encoding UDP-N-acetylglucosamine 1-carboxyvinyltransferase: MDQIVIRGGQRLKGRIPISGAKNAALTLLPCALLTDEPLTLRNLPRLADVDGFGHLLNQLGCSTTIEGSRPEDFGRVMTARTTTLTSTVAPYDIVRKMRASILVLGPLLARAGEATVSLPGGCAIGNRPIDLHLKALEAFGAEIELASGYVKAVAPGGRLKGGKFTFPVVSVGATENAVMAAVLAKGTCILENAAREPEIVDLCNCLVAMGASIDGVGTETLTIEGVDRLHGATYRVMADRIEAGSYACAAVITEGDVELVGAKAGEMEATLSALRQAGATVEETKTGIRVAMTGRAEPVTLSTAPYPGFATDMQAQFMAMATLGSGASLFTETIFENRYMHVPELARMGCDIDVRGRSAVVRGVDHLVGAPVMATDLRASMSLIIAGLAAQGQTEVNRVYHLDRGYERLEEKLQAVGADIERISAG; the protein is encoded by the coding sequence ATGGATCAAATCGTCATTCGCGGCGGCCAGCGACTCAAGGGCCGTATCCCCATTTCCGGCGCCAAGAATGCGGCGCTCACCCTGCTGCCCTGCGCGCTGCTCACCGACGAGCCGCTGACGCTGCGCAACCTGCCGCGGCTCGCCGACGTCGACGGTTTCGGGCATCTGCTCAACCAGCTCGGCTGTTCGACGACGATCGAGGGATCGCGGCCCGAGGATTTCGGCCGCGTGATGACCGCACGCACGACCACCCTCACCTCGACCGTCGCGCCCTATGACATCGTGCGCAAGATGCGCGCCTCGATCCTCGTGCTCGGCCCGCTGCTCGCCCGCGCGGGCGAGGCGACCGTGTCGCTGCCCGGCGGCTGCGCGATCGGCAACCGCCCGATCGACCTGCACCTGAAGGCGCTCGAAGCCTTTGGCGCCGAGATCGAACTCGCCTCGGGCTATGTGAAGGCGGTCGCCCCCGGCGGGCGCCTGAAGGGCGGCAAGTTCACCTTCCCCGTCGTCTCGGTCGGCGCCACCGAAAATGCGGTGATGGCGGCCGTGCTCGCGAAAGGCACCTGCATCCTCGAAAACGCCGCGCGCGAGCCCGAGATCGTCGACCTGTGCAACTGCCTCGTCGCAATGGGCGCGTCGATCGACGGCGTCGGCACCGAGACGCTGACCATCGAAGGCGTCGATCGCCTGCACGGCGCGACCTATCGCGTGATGGCCGACCGCATCGAGGCGGGCAGCTACGCCTGCGCCGCCGTCATCACCGAGGGCGACGTCGAACTGGTCGGCGCCAAGGCCGGCGAGATGGAAGCGACGCTGAGCGCGCTGCGGCAGGCGGGCGCGACGGTCGAAGAAACCAAGACCGGCATTCGCGTCGCGATGACCGGCCGCGCCGAACCGGTCACCCTGTCGACCGCGCCCTATCCGGGCTTCGCGACCGACATGCAGGCGCAGTTCATGGCGATGGCGACGCTGGGCAGCGGCGCCAGCCTGTTCACCGAAACCATTTTCGAAAACCGCTACATGCACGTCCCCGAACTGGCGCGCATGGGCTGCGACATCGACGTGCGCGGCCGCAGCGCGGTGGTGCGCGGAGTCGACCATCTCGTCGGCGCGCCGGTGATGGCGACCGACCTGCGCGCCTCGATGAGCCTGATCATCGCCGGCCTCGCCGCACAGGGCCAGACCGAGGTCAACCGCGTCTATCACCTCGACCGCGGCTATGAGCGGCTCGAGGAGAAATTGCAGGCGGTCGGTGCCGACATCGAACGGATCAGCGCGGGGTGA
- a CDS encoding argininosuccinate synthase, translated as MSESIKRVVLAYSGGLDTSVILKWLQVTYGCEVVTFTADLGQGDELEPARAKAELMGIKPEHIYIDDVREEFVRDFVFPMMRANARYEGDYLLGTSIARPLISKRLVEIAREVGADAVAHGATGKGNDQVRFELSAYALNPDIKVIAPWREWDLTSRTALIEFAEKHQIPVPKDKRGESPFSTDANLLHTSSEGKVLENPWDETPDYVYSRTVNPEDAPDIPEYITVDFERGDGVALNGEAMSPATLLTALNDLGRKHGIGRLDLVENRFVGMKSRGMYETPGGEIYARAHRGIESITLDRGAAHLKDELMPKYAELIYNGFWFAPEREMLQAAIDHSQEKVSGTVRLKLYKGNASVVGRKSPNSLYSERHVTFEDDAGAYDQKDAAGFIKLNALRLKLLAKRDR; from the coding sequence ATGTCCGAGTCCATCAAGCGTGTCGTCCTCGCCTATTCGGGGGGGCTCGACACCAGCGTCATCCTGAAATGGCTGCAGGTGACCTATGGCTGCGAGGTGGTGACCTTCACCGCCGACCTCGGGCAGGGTGACGAGCTGGAACCCGCGCGCGCCAAGGCCGAGCTGATGGGGATCAAGCCCGAGCACATCTATATCGACGATGTCCGCGAGGAGTTCGTGCGCGATTTCGTCTTCCCGATGATGCGCGCCAATGCGCGCTATGAGGGCGATTATCTGCTCGGCACCTCGATCGCGCGTCCGCTGATTTCGAAGCGGCTGGTCGAGATCGCCAGGGAAGTCGGCGCCGACGCCGTGGCGCATGGCGCGACCGGCAAGGGCAACGACCAGGTGCGTTTCGAGCTCAGCGCCTATGCGCTGAACCCCGACATCAAGGTGATCGCGCCCTGGCGCGAATGGGATCTGACCAGCCGAACCGCGCTGATCGAATTCGCCGAAAAGCACCAGATTCCGGTGCCCAAGGACAAGCGCGGCGAAAGCCCCTTCTCGACCGACGCGAACCTGCTCCACACCTCGTCCGAGGGCAAGGTGCTCGAAAATCCGTGGGACGAGACCCCCGACTATGTCTATTCGCGCACGGTCAATCCCGAGGACGCGCCCGACATTCCGGAATATATCACGGTCGATTTCGAACGCGGCGACGGCGTCGCGCTGAACGGCGAGGCGATGTCGCCCGCAACGTTGCTGACGGCGCTCAACGACCTCGGCCGCAAGCATGGCATCGGTCGGCTCGACCTCGTCGAGAACCGCTTCGTCGGCATGAAGTCGCGCGGCATGTACGAAACGCCGGGCGGCGAAATCTACGCCCGCGCGCATCGCGGCATCGAAAGCATCACGCTCGATCGCGGCGCCGCGCATCTGAAAGACGAGCTGATGCCGAAATATGCCGAGCTCATCTACAACGGCTTCTGGTTCGCCCCCGAGCGCGAGATGCTGCAGGCGGCGATCGACCATAGCCAGGAAAAGGTGTCGGGCACGGTGCGGCTCAAGCTCTACAAGGGCAATGCCAGCGTCGTCGGCCGCAAGTCGCCGAACAGCCTGTACAGCGAGCGCCATGTGACCTTCGAGGACGATGCCGGCGCCTATGACCAGAAAGATGCGGCGGGCTTCATCAAATTGAACGCGCTGCGCCTGAAGTTGCTGGCGAAACGCGACCGCTGA
- a CDS encoding threonine aldolase family protein, whose protein sequence is MTATRFFSDNAATVHPKVMEALAAANHVDTAYDGDALSQSLDATFSELFETDCEVVWIPTGTAANSIILAHFVRPWQGILCYEEAHIEVDECGAPSFYSGGAKLMTLPGAGAKIDAEALKARIAAIRNDVHQVQPAAISITNATEYGLAWRPDEVREISEIARSKGLKLHMDGARFANAVAFAGCAPADVTWRAGVDALSFGFTKNGAMMAEALVFFGGSGGAGVRELKKRGGHLLSKGRFVAAQIRAMLKDDLWLANARAANAGAAALAAACGDRLMYPVEANELFVRISAEDAADLRAKGFDFYDWGEGAARLVVSWDQDAEAVAPLAAAIAAL, encoded by the coding sequence ATGACCGCGACCCGCTTCTTCTCCGACAATGCCGCGACCGTCCATCCCAAGGTGATGGAAGCGCTGGCGGCCGCCAACCACGTCGACACTGCCTATGACGGCGACGCGCTGAGCCAGTCGCTCGACGCGACCTTTTCGGAGCTGTTCGAAACCGACTGCGAGGTCGTGTGGATCCCGACCGGCACGGCCGCGAACAGCATCATCCTCGCGCATTTCGTGCGGCCCTGGCAGGGCATCCTCTGCTATGAAGAGGCGCATATCGAAGTCGACGAATGCGGCGCGCCGAGTTTTTATTCGGGCGGCGCCAAGCTGATGACGCTGCCCGGTGCGGGCGCGAAGATCGACGCCGAGGCGCTGAAAGCGCGGATCGCCGCGATCCGGAACGACGTGCATCAGGTCCAGCCCGCCGCGATCAGCATCACCAACGCGACCGAATATGGCCTCGCCTGGCGCCCCGACGAGGTGCGCGAGATCAGCGAGATCGCCAGGAGCAAGGGGTTGAAGCTCCATATGGACGGCGCGCGTTTCGCCAATGCCGTCGCCTTCGCGGGTTGCGCGCCCGCCGATGTGACCTGGCGCGCCGGGGTCGATGCGCTGTCCTTCGGTTTCACCAAGAACGGCGCGATGATGGCCGAGGCTTTGGTTTTCTTCGGCGGCAGCGGCGGCGCAGGCGTGCGCGAACTCAAGAAGCGCGGCGGCCACCTGCTCAGCAAGGGGCGTTTCGTCGCGGCGCAGATCCGCGCGATGCTCAAGGACGATCTGTGGCTGGCCAACGCGCGCGCCGCCAATGCCGGCGCCGCGGCGCTCGCGGCGGCATGCGGCGACCGGCTGATGTATCCGGTCGAGGCGAACGAGCTGTTCGTGCGGATCAGCGCCGAGGATGCCGCTGACCTGCGCGCCAAGGGCTTCGATTTCTACGACTGGGGCGAGGGTGCGGCGCGGCTGGTGGTGAGCTGGGACCAGGACGCCGAAGCCGTCGCGCCGCTCGCGGCAGCCATCGCGGCGCTGTGA
- a CDS encoding DMT family transporter, which produces MSAQPSLLTPRVLLPFAFITLIWGSTWIVITGQLGVVPPSWSVAYRFFVGAAAMFAYALWRRESLLLSGWAWGFAALLGLAQFAFNFNFVYRSEQHITSGLVAVLFALLIVPNTLLGRVFLKTKVEGRFLAGAGIAIVGVGMMILHEYRAATVGAGEVLLGTVLALSGVMSASTSNVMQGAKIARAQSMVVMIAWAMLFGALGDASFAWITTGPPVIETTPAYIAGVLYLGVIASAVTFPLYFNIIREVGPGQAAWSSVLIPIIAMGFSTVLEGYRWAPLSIAGGAAALVGLAIAVAKRPDKPSVSGGTVSVPVDKAD; this is translated from the coding sequence GTGAGCGCGCAGCCCAGCCTTTTGACGCCGCGCGTCCTGCTGCCGTTCGCGTTCATCACGCTGATCTGGGGCTCGACGTGGATCGTCATCACCGGGCAGCTGGGGGTCGTGCCGCCGAGCTGGTCGGTCGCCTATCGTTTCTTCGTCGGCGCGGCGGCGATGTTCGCCTATGCGCTGTGGCGGCGCGAATCCTTGTTGCTATCGGGCTGGGCGTGGGGCTTCGCGGCGCTGCTGGGCCTCGCTCAATTCGCGTTCAACTTCAACTTCGTCTACCGGTCCGAACAGCATATCACCTCGGGACTCGTCGCGGTGCTGTTCGCGCTGCTGATCGTGCCGAACACCTTGCTCGGGCGCGTCTTCCTCAAGACGAAGGTCGAGGGGCGCTTCCTCGCCGGGGCGGGAATCGCGATCGTCGGGGTCGGCATGATGATCCTCCACGAATATCGTGCCGCGACGGTCGGCGCGGGCGAGGTGCTGCTCGGCACGGTACTGGCTTTGAGCGGGGTGATGAGCGCATCGACCTCGAACGTCATGCAGGGCGCCAAAATCGCGCGTGCGCAATCGATGGTGGTGATGATCGCCTGGGCGATGCTGTTCGGCGCGCTCGGCGATGCGAGCTTCGCGTGGATCACGACGGGGCCGCCGGTCATCGAGACCACGCCCGCCTATATCGCCGGGGTGCTCTATCTGGGCGTGATCGCGAGCGCGGTCACCTTTCCGCTTTATTTCAACATCATTCGCGAGGTCGGGCCGGGACAGGCCGCCTGGTCGAGCGTGCTGATCCCGATCATCGCGATGGGATTCTCAACCGTGCTCGAGGGCTATCGCTGGGCGCCGCTGTCGATCGCGGGCGGTGCGGCGGCACTGGTTGGGCTGGCGATCGCGGTGGCGAAGCGGCCCGACAAGCCCTCGGTCAGCGGCGGGACGGTGTCGGTGCCGGTCGACAAGGCCGACTGA